Genomic segment of Pseudomonas sp. CCI4.2:
ACCGCGTCGTCCTGCGGGTTGGCAAGCGCGCGCAACGGCAGCCAGATTTCCAAGGCTTCGCATGCTTTCTTGCCCACCGGCAGTACTCGGGTTTTGCTGCCTTTGCCGAGGACTTGAATCAGCCCGTCACTCAAATCCAGCTGCTCCAGATCGAGTCCGGTCAGCTCCGACAGCCGCAGCCCCGAGGAATAGAATAGCTCCAGAATGGCTTGGTCACGGTGGGCCAGAAAATCGTCCTCGACGGCGCCGTCGAGTAGTTGCAGGGCCCGGTCGGCATCAAGGGTTTTCGGCAAACGGCGCTCGCCTTTGGGCGGCGACAGCCCATTGGCAGGGTCGTGATTGCAAAGCCCCTCGCGATTCAAATAGTGATACAGGCCGCGAACCGCCGACAGTAGCCGCGCCAGGCTGCGCGAGGATTGACCTTGCTGGTGCAAGCGCGCAATCAAGCTACGCAGGTGCTGAATATCTAGCGCAGACCAACTGCTTACGTTTTGTTTCTCGCAGAAAGCCAGCACCTTATTCAGGTCGCGACGGTAGGCTTCTAAGGTATGCGGCGACACCTGGCGCTCGCTGCGCAGGTGCGTGCAGTAAGCGTCCAGCTGCCTT
This window contains:
- the xerC gene encoding tyrosine recombinase XerC translates to MERQLDAYCTHLRSERQVSPHTLEAYRRDLNKVLAFCEKQNVSSWSALDIQHLRSLIARLHQQGQSSRSLARLLSAVRGLYHYLNREGLCNHDPANGLSPPKGERRLPKTLDADRALQLLDGAVEDDFLAHRDQAILELFYSSGLRLSELTGLDLEQLDLSDGLIQVLGKGSKTRVLPVGKKACEALEIWLPLRALANPQDDAVFISLQGRRLGPRAIQLRVKAAGIRELGQNLHPHMLRHSFASHLLESSQDLRAVQELLGHADIATTQIYTHLDFQHLATVYDSAHPRAKRVKGSDHD